A section of the Asticcacaulis sp. EMRT-3 genome encodes:
- a CDS encoding LacI family DNA-binding transcriptional regulator, with product MARKVGRRGGNIVTIHDVARHVGVSPMTVSRVINGEKNVREETRAKVMASVEALNYSPNLAARSLATQDSARIGLLYSNPSVAFLSEFLLGILSESSQGGAQLLIESCEGPEGATTALEKMKAGGCDGVILSPPLSDSTRVARTLTEMNLPFVGVAMARLADDVSCVMIDDFKAAKAMTRRLLELGHRKIAFIKGPPNAYASQKRFEGFEAAMLKAGLEVEATAVAQGSFTYRSGFDAAERLLSQKIRPTAIFASNDDMAAGAVAAAHRLGLDVPTTVTVVGFDDTAMASSVWPELTTVRQPIADMAGLSVRVLLDAIRAHRQGRSFEPVREIRDFSLIERQSSANAAEP from the coding sequence GTGGCGCGAAAGGTTGGTCGGCGCGGGGGCAATATCGTCACCATTCATGATGTCGCGCGCCATGTCGGCGTTTCACCCATGACGGTGTCGCGCGTCATCAATGGCGAAAAAAATGTCCGTGAGGAAACGCGGGCCAAGGTGATGGCCTCGGTCGAGGCGCTCAACTATTCGCCCAATCTGGCGGCGCGCTCGCTGGCCACCCAGGATTCGGCGCGTATCGGCCTGCTCTATTCCAACCCGTCCGTGGCTTTTTTAAGCGAATTCCTGCTCGGCATCCTGTCGGAAAGCTCGCAGGGCGGCGCGCAATTGCTGATCGAATCGTGCGAAGGCCCCGAAGGGGCTACCACCGCGCTGGAAAAGATGAAGGCGGGCGGTTGCGATGGTGTCATCCTGTCGCCGCCCCTGTCGGATTCGACGCGCGTGGCCAGAACCCTCACCGAAATGAACCTGCCCTTTGTCGGCGTGGCGATGGCGCGTCTGGCCGATGATGTGTCCTGCGTCATGATCGACGATTTTAAGGCCGCCAAGGCCATGACGCGGCGGCTGCTCGAACTGGGCCACCGCAAAATCGCCTTTATCAAGGGCCCGCCCAATGCCTATGCCAGCCAGAAGCGCTTCGAGGGCTTTGAAGCCGCCATGCTCAAGGCAGGGCTGGAGGTTGAGGCGACCGCCGTGGCGCAGGGCTCCTTTACCTACCGTTCCGGCTTCGACGCCGCCGAACGCCTGTTGAGCCAGAAAATTCGCCCCACCGCCATCTTCGCCTCTAACGATGACATGGCCGCCGGTGCCGTGGCCGCCGCCCACCGTCTGGGCCTTGATGTACCGACTACCGTCACCGTGGTAGGGTTCGACGATACGGCAATGGCCTCATCGGTCTGGCCCGAACTGACCACGGTGCGCCAGCCCATCGCCGATATGGCGGGGCTGTCGGTGCGCGTCCTGCTTGACGCCATTCGCGCCCACCGCCAGGGCAGGTCGTTCGAGCCGGTGCGCGAAATTCGTGACTTTTCCCTGATCGAGCGCCAGTCATCGGCGAACGCAGCGGAGCCCTGA
- a CDS encoding sialate O-acetylesterase: protein MVLRYIRAFSVLAIGLAAAASPVLAQNSDLRFAGIFGDHGVLQRDRPLHLWGTAPAHAKLTLNLNGQQALVSADAKGHWQADLPAMSAGGPYSLTATDAAGSTTLSDIMIGDVFLCTGQSNMQFPVKFATNAWNEVGASANANLRFINIDTASASTPQTELTKPASWRVAGPDSTGDASAVCYYMSKALQKEHGVPVGFIDSYWGGTTIQAWISAGALQRIGYHGHIEATQWAPNELSSLYNAMIAPLAPYTVKAIAWYQGESNTDNPQEYAQLLPTLMADWRGAFNRPDMPFLIVQLSSFGAPASQPGKSDWAAVREVQRRAVDADPHAALAVSFDFGDRNDIHPTEKTIVGNRLARAADAIAFGQAVTPTGPEATSVSRSGDDLVVHFRYAGAGLKTYSASTAIGFEACDIKDACHYVTAIPDGQTVVLKGADTPDTIKVRYAWADAPYVNLYSADDLPAVPFEMKIGEMEIAQ from the coding sequence ATGGTTTTACGATATATCCGCGCCTTTTCGGTTCTGGCTATAGGCCTGGCTGCGGCGGCCAGCCCGGTTCTGGCGCAAAATTCTGACCTAAGATTCGCAGGGATTTTCGGCGATCATGGCGTTTTGCAACGCGACCGTCCGCTGCATCTGTGGGGCACGGCCCCTGCCCATGCCAAGCTCACCCTGAACCTGAATGGCCAGCAGGCCTTGGTCAGCGCCGATGCGAAGGGCCATTGGCAGGCCGATCTGCCGGCCATGAGCGCGGGCGGCCCCTACAGTTTGACAGCGACAGATGCGGCGGGCAGCACCACGCTCAGCGACATCATGATCGGCGATGTGTTCCTGTGCACCGGCCAGTCGAACATGCAGTTTCCGGTCAAGTTCGCCACCAATGCCTGGAACGAGGTCGGCGCCTCGGCCAATGCCAATTTGCGCTTTATCAACATCGATACGGCCAGTGCCAGCACGCCGCAAACCGAACTGACGAAACCGGCAAGCTGGCGCGTGGCCGGGCCGGATAGCACGGGCGACGCCTCGGCAGTCTGTTACTATATGAGCAAGGCCTTGCAAAAAGAGCATGGCGTGCCCGTCGGCTTCATCGATTCCTACTGGGGCGGCACCACGATTCAGGCGTGGATCAGTGCCGGAGCCTTGCAGCGCATCGGCTATCACGGCCATATCGAAGCGACACAATGGGCACCGAACGAGTTGTCTTCGCTGTACAATGCCATGATCGCGCCTCTGGCCCCTTACACTGTCAAGGCGATTGCCTGGTATCAGGGCGAATCGAATACCGACAATCCGCAGGAATATGCGCAGCTCCTGCCGACCCTGATGGCCGACTGGCGCGGCGCTTTCAACCGGCCCGACATGCCGTTTCTGATCGTGCAATTGTCATCTTTCGGCGCGCCCGCCAGCCAGCCGGGAAAATCCGACTGGGCGGCTGTGCGCGAGGTGCAGCGCCGTGCGGTCGATGCCGATCCGCACGCGGCACTGGCTGTCAGCTTTGATTTCGGCGACCGCAACGACATTCATCCGACCGAAAAAACCATTGTCGGTAATCGTCTGGCGCGCGCCGCCGACGCCATCGCCTTCGGTCAGGCCGTCACGCCCACCGGCCCTGAAGCCACCTCGGTCAGCCGTTCGGGCGATGATCTGGTCGTGCATTTTCGCTATGCCGGGGCTGGTTTGAAAACCTATAGCGCCAGTACAGCCATCGGTTTTGAGGCCTGCGACATCAAGGACGCCTGTCATTATGTCACGGCCATACCCGATGGTCAGACCGTGGTGCTGAAAGGCGCCGATACGCCTGATACGATCAAGGTGCGCTACGCCTGGGCCGATGCCCCCTATGTCAATCTGTATAGTGCCGACGACCTGCCCGCCGTTCCTTTTGAGATGAAGATTGGCGAGATGGAGATTGCGCAATGA
- a CDS encoding SMP-30/gluconolactonase/LRE family protein, translating to MTDLFQPSCIWDLKATLGEGPVWSARDQAVWFVDIKQSLVHRYNVQTGAHQSWTAPSPCGFLAPKRDGGFIVGCKTGLYDFDPATGHFSLLSHVEPGLPGNRLNDACVDHQGRLWFGSMDDAEEQASGKLYRYDARGLKMMDEDYVITNGPAVSPDGRTLYHNDTLKKLIYAFDLSEDGDISNKRIFARLDADQPADISSAPCYAHEMAIQKTHGDGYMDGPVVDSAGNVWNALFFGWGVNCYAPDGRLLRKVRFPVSNVTKIAFGGDDLKTVYATTAAKGLNPDELKSQPLAGGLFSFRADIAGQTQNLFFA from the coding sequence ATGACCGACCTTTTCCAACCCTCCTGCATCTGGGATCTGAAGGCCACACTCGGCGAAGGGCCCGTCTGGTCGGCGCGCGATCAGGCCGTCTGGTTCGTGGACATCAAGCAAAGCCTTGTCCACCGCTATAATGTGCAGACCGGCGCGCACCAGAGCTGGACGGCGCCTTCGCCGTGCGGCTTTCTGGCTCCGAAACGTGACGGCGGTTTTATCGTCGGCTGCAAGACCGGCCTTTACGATTTCGATCCGGCCACCGGTCATTTCAGCCTGCTCAGTCATGTCGAGCCCGGCCTGCCCGGCAATCGCCTCAATGACGCTTGCGTCGATCATCAGGGTCGCCTGTGGTTCGGCTCGATGGACGATGCCGAAGAGCAGGCCAGCGGCAAGCTTTATCGCTATGATGCGCGCGGCCTCAAGATGATGGACGAGGATTACGTCATCACCAATGGCCCCGCCGTCAGCCCGGATGGCCGGACGCTCTACCACAATGACACGTTGAAAAAACTGATCTACGCCTTTGATCTCAGCGAAGACGGCGACATCAGCAACAAACGCATCTTCGCCCGTCTCGATGCCGATCAGCCCGCCGACATCAGCAGCGCGCCCTGCTACGCCCATGAGATGGCCATACAAAAAACGCATGGCGACGGCTATATGGATGGGCCGGTCGTCGATTCCGCCGGCAATGTGTGGAACGCGCTTTTCTTTGGCTGGGGCGTCAACTGCTATGCGCCCGATGGCCGTCTGCTGCGCAAGGTGCGCTTCCCCGTTTCCAACGTCACCAAGATCGCCTTTGGCGGCGATGACCTCAAGACCGTTTACGCCACCACCGCCGCCAAGGGCCTAAACCCCGATGAACTGAAATCGCAGCCGCTGGCCGGTGGCCTGTTCAGCTTCCGCGCCGATATAGCCGGTCAGACCCAGAATTTGTTTTTCGCTTAA
- a CDS encoding IlvD/Edd family dehydratase: MSRQPATPNGRFRSQEWFDAPGHIDMAALYLERFMNYGITPQELRSGRPIIGFAQSGSDIAPCNRIHLELAKRTREGIRDAGGICMEFPTHPIFENCRRPTAAIDRNLSMMTLIEILHGYPLDAVVLTTGCDKTTPAGIMAATAVDIPSIVLSGGPMLDGYHNGELVGSGTVIWRSRRALAAGKISEEEFFDAACSSAPSAGHCNTMGTASTMNAVAEVMGLSLPGCSAIPAPYRERGQMAYETGLRIVEMAYEDLKPSKILTKASFLNAIAAVAAMGGSTNAQPHIIAMARHAGIELTEADWMAAHDIPLILNMQPSGKYLGERFHRAGGVPAILHELMVAGRLDGTAKTVTGKSIADNIAGRETHDREMITTVAEPLMERAGFLLMKGNLFDVAIMKTSVISDEFRQRYLSRPGHENVFECKAVVFDGSDDYHKRLNDPALNIDENTILVIRGAGTIGWPGSAEVVNMQPPDALLKRGITSLPTLGDGRQSGTSDSPSILNASPESAAGGGLAWLRTGDIIRVDLNKGECNMLVSEDVINERKKDGLPPIPASMTPWQEIYRATVSQLHTGGVMEPALKYTHIADKMPRHNH; this comes from the coding sequence ATGTCCAGACAACCCGCCACACCCAATGGCCGCTTCCGTTCGCAGGAATGGTTCGATGCGCCCGGCCATATCGACATGGCCGCCCTCTATCTTGAGCGCTTCATGAATTACGGCATCACGCCGCAGGAACTGCGCTCAGGTCGTCCGATCATCGGTTTTGCCCAATCGGGCAGCGACATCGCGCCGTGCAACCGCATCCATCTGGAGCTGGCCAAGCGCACGCGTGAAGGCATCCGCGATGCAGGCGGCATCTGCATGGAATTCCCGACCCATCCGATTTTCGAGAATTGTCGCCGCCCCACCGCCGCCATCGACCGCAACCTGTCGATGATGACCCTGATCGAGATCCTGCATGGCTATCCGCTCGACGCCGTGGTGCTGACCACCGGCTGCGACAAGACGACACCCGCTGGCATCATGGCGGCTACGGCGGTCGATATTCCGTCCATCGTGCTGTCGGGCGGCCCGATGCTTGATGGCTACCATAATGGTGAACTGGTCGGCTCCGGCACGGTCATCTGGCGGTCGCGCCGCGCCCTGGCGGCAGGCAAGATCAGCGAGGAAGAGTTCTTCGACGCCGCCTGTTCATCGGCCCCTTCGGCGGGCCATTGCAACACGATGGGCACGGCCTCGACCATGAACGCCGTCGCCGAGGTGATGGGCCTGTCCCTGCCCGGCTGCTCGGCCATTCCGGCGCCCTACCGCGAACGCGGCCAGATGGCCTATGAAACCGGCCTGCGCATCGTCGAAATGGCCTATGAAGACTTAAAGCCGTCGAAAATCCTGACCAAGGCGTCCTTCCTCAACGCCATCGCCGCCGTGGCCGCCATGGGCGGCTCGACCAACGCCCAGCCGCACATCATCGCGATGGCGCGTCATGCCGGGATCGAGCTGACCGAGGCCGACTGGATGGCGGCGCACGATATTCCGCTGATCCTCAATATGCAGCCTTCGGGCAAATACCTGGGCGAACGCTTCCATCGCGCCGGTGGCGTACCGGCCATCCTGCACGAGCTGATGGTGGCGGGCCGCCTTGACGGCACGGCGAAAACCGTGACCGGCAAATCCATCGCCGACAATATCGCAGGCCGCGAAACCCACGACCGCGAAATGATCACCACCGTGGCCGAGCCTTTGATGGAGCGCGCCGGATTCCTGCTGATGAAGGGCAATCTGTTCGACGTTGCCATCATGAAGACCAGCGTGATTTCGGATGAGTTCCGCCAGCGTTACCTGTCGCGCCCCGGCCATGAAAACGTCTTTGAATGCAAGGCCGTCGTGTTCGACGGTTCGGATGATTATCACAAGCGCCTCAATGATCCGGCGTTGAATATCGACGAAAACACCATCCTCGTCATTCGCGGCGCGGGTACGATCGGCTGGCCCGGTTCCGCCGAGGTCGTCAATATGCAGCCGCCCGATGCTCTGCTGAAGCGCGGCATCACGAGCCTGCCAACGCTTGGCGATGGCCGCCAGTCGGGCACCTCGGATTCGCCGTCCATTCTCAATGCCTCCCCGGAAAGTGCGGCGGGTGGCGGTCTGGCCTGGTTGCGCACCGGCGACATCATTCGCGTCGATCTGAATAAGGGCGAATGCAATATGCTGGTCAGCGAAGATGTGATCAATGAGCGCAAAAAAGACGGCCTGCCGCCGATTCCGGCCTCAATGACCCCCTGGCAGGAGATCTATCGCGCCACGGTTTCGCAATTGCACACCGGTGGCGTGATGGAACCGGCCCTGAAATATACGCACATTGCCGACAAAATGCCCCGCCATAACCACTGA
- a CDS encoding fumarylacetoacetate hydrolase family protein: protein MAFLPQDWRDATLIGRIELPEGPTPIMVRGGEVFDMTPVAPTVSQLLAVWPQAGVPAGGKSLGKIEDFHFGKLWSGARDGAQLLSPVDLQCVKAAGVTFAVSAVERVIEERARGDADKAQAIRNDLAERVGGDIRSVKPGSEASAKLKAALISDGLWSQYLEVAIGPDAEVFTKSPVLSSVGWGEEVGVRSDSTWNNPEPEVVMVVTPEGRAVGATLGNDVNLRCFEGRSALLLGKAKDNNASCALGPFVRMFDDSFTIDDVRSAVLDLKIDGPEGYELVGRSTMSEISRDPLDLIAQAMSEHHYPDGFVLMLGTLFAPTQDRDVPGRGFTHKIGDVVKVATPKLGCLENRVTTSKDARNWTFGIAALMQNLADRGLLRPRSPEAARKAG, encoded by the coding sequence ATGGCCTTTTTGCCGCAGGACTGGCGTGACGCCACCCTGATCGGCCGCATTGAACTGCCCGAAGGCCCGACGCCGATCATGGTCAGGGGCGGCGAGGTGTTCGACATGACGCCGGTGGCCCCCACTGTGTCGCAGCTTCTGGCCGTCTGGCCGCAGGCGGGTGTGCCTGCGGGCGGCAAGAGCCTGGGCAAGATCGAAGATTTCCATTTCGGCAAGCTGTGGAGCGGCGCGCGCGACGGTGCGCAGCTTTTGTCGCCGGTCGATCTGCAATGCGTCAAGGCAGCGGGCGTCACCTTCGCCGTGTCGGCGGTTGAGCGCGTCATCGAAGAACGGGCGCGTGGCGATGCCGATAAGGCGCAGGCCATCCGCAACGATCTGGCCGAACGGGTCGGCGGCGACATCCGCTCGGTCAAGCCGGGTTCAGAAGCCTCGGCCAAGCTGAAGGCCGCCCTGATCTCGGATGGTTTGTGGTCGCAATATCTCGAAGTGGCCATTGGCCCCGATGCCGAGGTCTTCACCAAGTCGCCGGTGCTCTCTTCGGTCGGCTGGGGCGAAGAGGTCGGCGTGCGCTCCGATTCGACCTGGAACAACCCCGAACCCGAAGTGGTGATGGTGGTGACGCCGGAAGGCCGCGCCGTCGGTGCCACGCTCGGTAATGATGTCAACCTGCGCTGCTTCGAGGGCCGTTCGGCCCTGCTGCTCGGCAAGGCCAAGGACAACAATGCCTCCTGCGCCCTGGGTCCCTTTGTGCGCATGTTCGATGACAGCTTCACGATAGATGATGTGCGTTCCGCCGTGCTCGACCTGAAGATCGACGGCCCGGAAGGCTATGAGCTGGTCGGCCGCTCCACCATGAGCGAGATCAGCCGCGACCCGCTCGATCTGATCGCTCAGGCGATGAGCGAGCACCATTACCCCGATGGCTTCGTGCTGATGCTCGGCACCCTCTTCGCCCCGACGCAGGATCGTGACGTGCCGGGACGCGGCTTCACCCACAAGATCGGCGATGTCGTCAAGGTGGCCACGCCGAAGCTCGGCTGCCTGGAAAACCGTGTCACCACCTCAAAGGACGCGCGCAACTGGACGTTTGGTATCGCCGCCCTGATGCAAAATCTGGCCGATCGCGGCCTGTTGCGCCCGCGCAGCCCCGAAGCCGCCCGCAAGGCTGGCTAA
- a CDS encoding SDR family oxidoreductase, whose translation MSSAIYPSLKGRKVLITGGGSGIGAGLVTGFVRQGAHVHFIDLVDEVTATLDAGVMGTAPVFHKCDLTDTPALEKTLAAILADGPVTILLNNAARDDRHSLSEVTSEFFDKSIAVNLKHMAMCTRVIAPGMKAAGGGAIINFGSISWHLGLPDLVLYETAKAAIEGFTRALARELGPDNIRVTTIIPGNVKTPRQMKWYTPEGEKQIVDAQCLTGRIVPENVASLAMFLASDDAALCTGHGYWIDAGWR comes from the coding sequence ATGTCGTCTGCAATCTATCCCAGCCTGAAGGGCCGCAAGGTGCTGATCACCGGCGGCGGTTCCGGCATCGGCGCCGGGCTGGTCACCGGTTTCGTGCGTCAGGGTGCGCATGTCCATTTTATCGATCTGGTCGATGAGGTCACAGCCACACTCGATGCGGGCGTGATGGGCACGGCCCCGGTCTTCCACAAATGCGACCTGACCGACACCCCGGCGCTGGAAAAGACGCTCGCCGCCATCCTGGCCGACGGGCCGGTCACCATCCTGCTCAATAATGCCGCGCGCGATGATCGTCATTCCCTGTCGGAAGTCACCTCGGAATTTTTCGACAAGAGCATCGCCGTCAATCTCAAGCACATGGCCATGTGTACCCGCGTCATCGCACCGGGCATGAAGGCGGCAGGCGGCGGGGCCATTATCAATTTCGGCTCGATTTCCTGGCACTTAGGCCTGCCCGATCTGGTGCTGTACGAAACCGCCAAGGCGGCCATTGAAGGCTTTACGCGCGCCCTGGCCCGCGAACTGGGCCCCGATAATATCCGCGTCACCACCATCATTCCCGGCAATGTGAAGACGCCGCGCCAGATGAAGTGGTACACACCCGAAGGCGAAAAACAGATTGTTGACGCCCAGTGCCTGACGGGCCGCATCGTGCCGGAAAACGTCGCGTCTCTGGCCATGTTCCTGGCGTCGGACGACGCCGCGCTCTGCACCGGCCACGGCTACTGGATCGACGCGGGATGGCGGTAG